ATGTAATTCATCAATAATGGGAATTGGAAACTTATCTTTAACTGCGATGTCATTGAGATTTCTATAGTCAACACAGAACCTCCAAGTGTCGTCTTTCTTCTTCACTAGAAGTATAGGAGAAGCAAAAGTGCTTTGAATGTCTTGAATTATACCATCTTGGAGCATGTTTTGGACCAATAAATCTATCACTGATTTATGCACATAAGGGAATTTGTAAGGTCTGGGAGAAACTGGAGAAGCATCTGGTTTTAATTGAATTTTGTGATCCAAACTTCTTTGAGGTGGAAGTTGGGTTGGTTCAACAAATACATCTTTAAATTCCTCAAGAAGTGGAAGTAATTCAGGTGGTAGGGAAGTATCTGTGTGAGTAGCAGTAATGTGAAAAAATTGACCCACTAAAGCAGGTGTATTCTTCTTTAAAAATCTTTCCATAGCACTTACACTCAGCATCATGATGGATGGTTTAGAAGTAGTTCCTTGAAGGGTAATGAGGTGATCATTGTGAAGGAATGAAATGGATAATTTGGCTAGATTGAATGTGACATCTCCCAAGGTGTTGAGCCAATCTTCTCCTAAAACAATGTCACAACCACCTAGTGGAAGTAGtcttaaattgccaacaaaatctTCATTCTGCATCTTCCAATGGATATTATGGCTTACTCATGTACTAGTAGTTCTAGCTCCATTGGCGACTGTCACAAGCATATGAGTAGTAGGTTGTATTTCACGCCTAATTGAGTGACAAGTGATGAATCAATAAATCTATGAGTGCTCCCTGTGTCTACTAAGATTGTCACTGCATGATTCTTCACAAAACCTGGAATTcgaattgtatcaacacttgttgTTCCAGTTAGGGCATGTAAAGAGATCTCCATATCTGATTCAACTAAGGGATCAGAGCTCTCTGTGAGAGATGGTGTATCAGTAGAGACTGTTGGTTCTTCTTCTGTGAGGACCATGAATAAATGATGTGGTTTACAACGATGACCAGGCACGTATTTGTCATCACAGTTATAACAGAGTCCTTGAGCTCTGCGCTTGTCTTGTTGTTCTCTGGTTAGACGTCTAATGGGTGGTGGAACATACAAGGACTTGTTTGGTTGTGTAGATGAGATAGGTATACTGGTCACATGACTTGTAGGGGTAGTAGAAAATGTTGTAGATTTTTGTGGGGTGGGAGAGAATTTGTTAAAGTAAGTGGTTGTGGGAGGTGGCTTATAGAATGAGGGCTTGGTTTGTGGTGGTGGCTGAAGGATAAGTGAGTTTTCTTGCAAACGTGTCAGATAGAAGGCATGTGACAGTGTGGTTAGTTTGTGCATCTCCACAGAATATTTAACAACATCTTTTAACCCCCCCTAAAAAACTTATCACAAAATAGTCTTCCTTAAGGGTTGGATTGTTTAAGAGCATGGGAGTTTTTAGAGGTTAAAACTTCTCGAAATAATCCTCAACAATAGTGATGTGTGATAATTTATTAAAACAGCTAACAAAATTTTCATTAGCAAGATCTTCAAAACGTTCACAAATGGATGAAGAAAAATCAGACTAAGGGATAAAAGTTTTACCCGTTTGAAAATCCTGAAACCATGAATCAGCTTTACCCTCTAGATGTAAAGCAGCCACCTCAGTTTTCTGGTGTTCCGAGACGGACTTTAAATGAAAAAACCTTTCGCACTTACGAATCCAACAACGAGGGTTATCAACGTTAAACTTAGGAAAATCAAGTTTTGGGGTTTTGAAATTAGAATCTTGTGGTATGTGGTTGTGAGATCCGTGACTTGATTCAGGTGTGGTAGGGATTACAGAGTATTGATGGAAGCAATAAGTAAGCGCATGTCCTCTACTTGAGTCTTTGCATCGGCAGCACGTTCCTCCGAATCTTTAATATGAAGATCCGTGAGTTTATGTATCAACGTTGTCAGCTCAGTAGCTTTAGTATCAACATCTTTAATTGTTGGTCCTGTCATTTTAGATGAAGAGAGAGGTCGTCTGGATGATACCAATTGTCAAATACTCTGATGAGATTGACAATACATTGACATGAATTTGACGTATCAAGATGAATAAGTGATAGAATGAGAGATTGAGAGCTAAGTAACTTCTACACTCAGAGAGCGCaatctcttttcttttctattcAATGTCCAGATCTCAAAACAACTTTGTCTTAAATACTGAAAGGGAAAACTTGAGACTAAACCCTAACTAACAAAAGCCCTACACGTGTTCGACATCAACAAGCTTAAATCGAAGTAAAGAAAAACAGTAAATACGGTTTTTAACGGCTAGACAATGATTGTCGGATGAATACACTTGGATAGTCGTTAAGGGAAGCTGGAAGAGACATGACCCGACCAAACCAAGCCTTATAAATATAATTTGTTATGTCGCGGTTGGCATTAACTGCCATTTAAGTTGGTGGCGGCGACAAGGTGATGGTGCCATGGTGGTGGCGAATATGTTGTCGTTGTTAGTGGAAGACGAAAGTTAATGGGCTCAAACCAGACAATCTGGATGACCGGAAAAAAAGGCCAAGAAATAACCCCTGATTCTTTTGTAGACTCGCAAAACAAAGTGAATCTCAACTCTCTGGTAGGCATGACAGTGCACTTGCCAAACAAACAATTGGATTCTTATTCAAAGGAACGCTATTGGGTTCACTTCGACCAAAACCAAACGTGCTAACCTATTATATAATGTGTGACAAAGAATGTTTATACACACCAACCAACAAGGCTGAAACAGTAATAAACGGTCATCCATTTGTATCTCCCTCCCTTTGGAAGAccgtttctttctctttctctctctctaaaaAAAATCTCATTTATTTCTCTTCATTTTCTCTCTACAACGGTTTTTCCTCTCAACCATAGGAAATCTCTAATaccatcaaaaacaaaaacaaaaaacaatctccagaaaaatctgaagaagatgggttcagaATTAGAACACCCTCAATCTTGTCAAAACCCCATTACACCATTTTTCTTCTGATCATCCAATATAGGATTCAAGTCCTAAAGATAAACACATTTAATGTTGATTGATGAATAATAATAGAACTGAAATAATTTCAGGTTGATTCGCTGCAAATTCTATTGTTACGGGTTCGTCCTTCTATACATTTTTGTTGAGTTTGAAGTTTCATCTAAGCTAGATAGGAAAATGCATGACGTTATGTAGCTTCAAGTTAGTCGACGCGTTCAAGTGGTGTAAATTGCATTTCGTGGTTACATTCTCTATATATTTACAGTATGTTTTAGATGATTTATTGGATGGTGAAATTGAAAGTCAAACCTAATGATTATTTTTGTATGAATGGATCAGGTATTATTAATCTTGAAGGGTTAGCAAGCGTTGTTCCTCAATGGCGTCAAAGCCTAGTAAGAAGCAGGAGACAAATGAGGTACAACTGCTTTTATTTGGTGTGATTGCTCTTTGCATCTACTTTTTCTGTCAAAGAGGTTGCTGCGATTataatcatttttgtttctttcttggtGCTTTGAAGTTGTTTCAATATTATTAGCTGTAATCACTTAAGCTCATTCTGTGATAAAACTTGCAATGCAGATTAGCAGCAATCAATCCGAAAAGGCACCATGTGAACCGAAAAGAAGGAATCCTAGAGAACCAAAGAGAATGGATCAAATTCCGAAAGGTAGCATGAGTGCACCTAGTCTACCACCATTTGACCCAAGAAGAACGGATTCATTCTCTAAAAACAGTATGAGCTCAGCATACGACGAGCAGACTGAATGGAAGGAAGGTGATTATACTCTCCAGGGCAATATAAATTCAACAAGTAGTGACCCATCTAGTGATTATAAGAATATGGAATTGAATTCATCATCAACTGATAATAGCAATAGGTCGTCGCCCGAACACGTAAAAGGAGATCCAGCGTTAAAAAACGGTATGGATTTAACAGGTAACCAACAACCAGGTTATCCAAAAGGAAATAGTGCAATTGCAGATAATGGTGTCAACTCATCTACTAATCAGAAAACAGTTATACATTCagaaacaacaacagcagcagcatcgACCAACAAAAAGTCAGGGGAGTTGAAAGTGAACGACACTGTCACTAGTCAAAGTAACATGTCAAACAATTCTCGTAGCAACAGCTTAGATTCTAGTGCACCTTTCAAGCCCCACACTGGTGGGGATGGTCGCTGGGACGCCATACAACTTGCTAATGCTAGAGAATCACCTCTTGGTTTAAGCCATTTCCGGCTTCTCAAGCGCCTTGGATATGGTGACATCGGAAGTGTTTATCTTGTTGAACTCAGAGGAACTAATGCATTCTTTGCCATGAAAGTAATGGATAAGGCCTCCCTTGTTAGTAGAAACAAGCTACTTCGAGCACAGACAGAACGAGAGATTCTTGGGCTACTTGATCACCCTTTCTTGCCTACTTTGTATTCCTATTTCGAGACAGATAAATTCTATTGTCTGGTCATGGAGTTTTGCAGTGGTGGAAATCTACATTCTCTTCGACAGAAACAGCCAAACAAATACTTTAGCGAGCATGCAGCAAGGTAAATAAATATCCTTTGTTTCATAAAATGGTTCTTCATTTGCATCAGTTCTTCTTTAGGTTGGGTAGAGTTGAACCTATTTGGCAATCAATAAATATTTCCCAACAAGTAATAATAACATTGGAGTAAAACATATTTCATGTGATGTGTTTTACCCATCCAGTTTGTCTTGTATCTGGATTTGTTAATCACCCCACTCCTTTGATTTATTCATGACAGGTTCTATGCTTCAGAGATATTGCTGGCACTTGAATATCTACACATGCTTGGGATCGTGTATAGAGATTTGAAGCCAGAAAATGTACTTGTGAGGGAGGAAGGACATATAATGCTCTCTGACTTCGACCTTTCGTTACGTTGCTCCAGCAGCCCAACGCTGGTCAAGTCATCATCTGTGAATGTAAGCACTACTGGTGGCATACTCGATAGCGAATTTGCAGTGCATGGTTGTATCCAGCCATCAAGCTTCTTCCCTCGTATCCTACCAAAGAAGAGTCGTAAATCTAAATCAGATTTCGGTCTCTTTGCCGGTGGATCCCTTCCTGAATTGATGGCAGAGCCCACACATGCTCGTTCCATGTCTTTTGTTGGGACACATGAATACTTGGCTCCTGAGATAATTCGTGGTGAGGGTCATGGTAGCGCGGTGGATTGGTGGACATTTGGTATTTTTCTCTACGAATTACTACATGGAACAACTCCTTTCAAGGGATCTGGAAATAGGGCAACGTTATTTAATGTAGTTGGCCAACCTCTGAAATTCCCGGACGCACCAAACGTGAGTGTTAATGCCAAGGATCTTATTCGTGGTCTCCTTGTCAAGGACCCACAAAAGAGAATTGCATACCGAAGAGGTGCCACAGAGATTAAACAACATCCATTCTTTGAAGGAGTTAACTGGGCTCTGGTTCGAAGTGCAGCCCCACCTCACGTCCCCGAACCTGTAGATTTTGCACAGTTTGCTAGTAAGGAAGCAGTTCATACAGAGAAAAAGGTAGCAGCTGAAAATGGTGGCGGTGCTTCTGCAAATAAGAGTGATTCTCAAGATCCCGCATACCTTGATTTCGAATACTTTTAGCAGAAACAAATTCTGTGTATTTGCTGTTTATTACTGGCTTCTAAAAGGCATTATGACTCGAGAGGAACTTTAAGATTTGTATGTTGGTTTTGCAGTAGGAATTATCTATCAAAGAAGATTTTGGTAAACTTGAGGAGGATATCAATTCGTTGTTGTCGACGCGAAAAGAAGCAATAAATAGATTGTGTTACGAGGATGCGAGTTCCATCCGAATATGATTTTGTATGATTTGTAGAGTGGTTCCCTTTTGTTTTCCCAGCATCTTTTGTGTTGTAAACCCATTGTTTAGTATGCTTCTTCAGACCTGAGAAATCTGTAATTGTACATGATTATTTTTATACGTTATTGTCATttgttatcaattttttttttttttacttgcaTTTTTTGAGGCTACTCAAAAATAATCGTGGAAATTAAATAAATAGACCTTTCCCACAATATATATAGaacaatcctgttaaaggggcggcATGATCCATTAAAGGGGCGGCaatctaataagacaaaaaggtcattacatggtaattcatgCCACcgcttatcaaaaaaaatatggaaatgaccaattaacccttattattaataatcaagattagtgatgataatcaagattagtgttgataattaattttcacttataataattctaaaatcagatttttagagttgaaaaaaaaagttgtgaggagaagaaaaaagacatttttgtgaaaccctagattttgattcactcaaccaaaatgagcgatttcagtgacaaatttgagatgggtgaatctctaaattagttcccattagctttttgtcgctcaaaattatctaaagtacgtaaaaaaatcgaaacttttaaaatttcagaagaacttacggttggaatttagctcgttaccaaccgtaactctcagttacggttccaaaagtatcgaataccaaccgtaactctcagttacggttccaaaagtatcgaataccaaccgtaactggttcaatttggggaaaacccaatcgtaataccagttacggttggtagaatgacaacataaagcaaccgtaacaaattacggttggtaactaatgagtAGAGATCAACAGTAATTAACCtacggttggtaaggttatttgagttacaagtcgtaactcaaatacggttggtaacagtgatgcaattacaaaccgtacgtaaaaagaaaatgaaacatccaggacaacttacggttcgtaacttaagtaacgagaccaaccgtaagtaatttacggttggaaaaaaaaatcgtaactgaatattttatctcaaaatcaagaacttacggttggtatttgagttaaatgaaccgtaacatcaaccaaatctatagttacggttccaattggagttattaccaactgtaactcacatgcaacacagaaatttcaatttcaattttgatccaataccctaatttttgatacaaaactaacttaaatcaaacacaataaacaaaaccctaactgggtctttcggaaatatagttttcaatcaacgattatcaatttttcaaatcggtgattaatcgaggacgatgaaaatttcaattttaatggaggaggagaagagaagagaagatgaaaaaaagtcaaaaaaactgttttgatttttctgattccatTAGGTTAAAAATAGGAGTAGGGTAATCTggtcaatttacacccctataggacatcccctaaccaataaGAGGGACATTGCTATCACCCTTGCCGCCCCTCCAATGGAACATGCCGCCCCTTTAACAAGATTGATATAGAAACCTGTTATAGGGGCTCCAAACATTGGGTTACAAGGGCTCACAAGATGACAAAATCGGGCTatgaaatagtaatcaacaaaaccccacatccaactattttttgtaatgactaaaataccctccatgaattataaaatttaatttattatcttctccttctcttttcattcataagtcatgatgaagatgatgatcataattttATCATATCATATACaaaaaactaaatctattatcttctccttctcttttcattcataaatcatgacgaagatgatgatcataaaaaaagCATatcattcttctttctctcttctttttcttcgtcgcgatgaagatgacgatcacaaaaagaaaaaactaagaaaacccaaaCTTGTTTTTGCTTTTGAAAACCCCCAAATTCGAACTATAAGCTAACCTACGGTGCGGAAACTTCAATCGAACCAACCGTAGGTAGAAGTTACGGTATGAAAGTATGATTTTTTCAAACCGTAGTATTTTTGAACCCAAAATATACGGTTTGGAAGTTAAGAAATCCAAACCGTAGATGACTTACTGTTGGGAAACCAAACCGTAGGCATTGTCTACTATTGGGAAAGCAAACCGTAGGGGTTGTCTACGGTTGGGAAACCAAACAGTAGGCCTTGTCTACAGTTGGGAAAATTCATACTTCCAAACCGTAGACAGTTCTGAAGTTGTTTTTTCAAAATCCTAATTCGATCGATTTTTCCTATCCATGCATTAAAACAAATGAAATGAGatgggttttttgatttttatcttattGAAGTCATTGCATGTGGATTAAGTGGTGTTAATCgataatgaattattttgagaattgacGATTAATCGAAGAAATAGACGATGGAGGTGATGGggaagaagaaaatagaagagTTAAAAGGAGAGGAATTAAAACAAATTAGTTTTAGGTTTCAATATTTAATAGGTTAAgggtatttttgtatttttcttatgAACTAGATTACTGCTACAACAGTGAAGGCCGACGAAGAAATGCACCTATGTACATTTATTTACGGGCAAACTTCCCTAAATTATCATCAACACATTCACGACTAACGTACAAGATTAGAAGATAGGGAAAATAAATTGCCAGATGTATGCAATCGAAGAGCTATCTTTGCGTCTTATGGGCTGTTTTACAAACAGAATCAACCACACTATAGTCTATATGCTTTGATTTCAATGCATCATATGCAAAGTATGGATTTATCAATAGAATAAGGAGATGTGGTGTCTATGTGTCTTGGGAACAAGGACGGTCGAGACCGATCGAATTGACTTTAAAGAAGAACGGATAAGATCAACTGCGTCCCGGAAGAAACAACGCCTTATTTCCAACCAAATCACGTGCTCGGCTAACTCCTAAACTTCACTCTGCCCGACCCTCCCCAACTACGTAGCACCTAAATAAAACCCCTATCTTCTTTCCCAACCAGTTTTCATCCAAGATTTTTTACCGCTGAAACATGGTTCCGGTGGTATTTGCGAAATGGTTATCGATAATTTTATAAGTTAAGACAAGTAAGAGTCTGTCGTACAAGTTTTACACAGATTTGGAAAAACTGACTCAAACTGATGAAATAGTGAAAAGAAAAACTTGATGCTGCTAATCAGTGAATCAATGATCGAGAAACACTGTGTTAAGAGTTCTGAGAAGAAAACGAAGAATGAGTTTGTGTTTCCGAGTTGGAATTTTGAAAGATTTCTGTCGAAAAATCAGTGAAGAGGGAGTTTACTGCCATTGGAGATGTGAGTTATTGTAGTTCATTTGAGAGATTGATAGAATGGGCAGTTCAATGGGGATACCGGGATGTTCTAGTGCGGACTGATTCATCAAGTATCATAACAGCTTTGGAAGGGGATTCTATTCCTTGGTTTTCTAAACAGAGATGGTATGATGTAAAGGGCATGTTTGATTCTATAAATTTTGTGCACACGTACCGTGAAGCCAATTTCGCTGCTGACAAAATGGCGAAGACTGGTTGCTTCTTAGATAATGGAGTGCGACTCACTTTTGTTGGTCGTCCTGATTTGTTAAAGTCAATAGAGTTCCCTTATGTTTCCTATTTTCGTTTGAAATAgtattttgagtttttggggttgatgtgacctcttttctcatgtactatcttgtaaataattcttttatttaatccaatattttgacttatcaaaaaaaaaaagagattgatAGAGGAAATTGAAGAGATATTTTACAGTTCCTATCCAGTGCTCGACAATAGTCTCGGCCAGTTTCGTCCTAGCTTAAGGCAGCTGCGACCATGGTTTTTTAATTGAAGACCAACACTACCCTTGGCATTTAAATTTGATTATTAACATTTAAATGCCCAGACTTTGATTTGATATCAACGATTAAAAATGGAAGGAGGTGAAGGAGATACTGAAGAGAGGGATATGTAAGGACCCTCAGGcacgtcaatgctattagaccagtcaagtggTGACTAAGCCGCTtttgactcgattaattagaggtgaaccttaattaatagaaattaatctaacaacgatttagatacgaaactagtatcactagatagatctctTAAAGTTAgccgaaatggactactcgaacgtgtcaatcggataccaaACTAAGAAGATTTAATCAGAATTGTATGATTGGAAAAATAATGTTTTTGCCATTAAACCGCATGGATGCCCTTATCCATTTCTTGGGTGTCTTTATCATTTTGGTTGGCCTTATCACCAAAACGTGTCAAAGAGAAAcccatttctcttttcttctttctctttcttctactttcttctccattcttcttcttcttgttctttctctttcttttctctgtCGATCTCAATTCGAAGAATTGAGTTTGTTGTCAATTAGAGAATTCGTAGAAACGTGTTAGTAAGTTGAATCGAATGAGTAAGTGATTGTGTTGTGGTTGAATTATCTAGGGAGGAGAAGAATTGGGATTGTTGTTAATtgagttagggtttctcagagagTTGAATTAAAGTTTGAATTAATGACGTATAAGAAGAAttaaagattgggtttagctGATTGAAGTTCTGAAGCAGTTCTTTTGAAGAATCACAGAaccaggtaaattagggtttccttaatttgAAGATTTAATTTGGGGTTTCTGTTTTGATTGATTTCTTTGTGAAATTGAATTCGGTTTGGTAGTCTGTTACTTGGGTTTGTTGTTAACTAGGGCAGAAAGTATTGTAtcaggtttaattttgtgttatTTAGGAATTTGAGTTATTGGTTAGGGTTCAttgaattgaagatgaagattagggtttctgagttggGAAGTGATGATAAAGAAGATGAATTGAATGGTACTGATTGAACTCAGGTTATAGAATTAGATTTTGAAGAGTTTTCTGAGGTTGGGGTAAGAACAAAGTAATGTCAGGGGGACTGTTGCTGATGAGATTTGATTAAGTATAGATGGATTTACTTCAGAACAAAAAGAATGAAGTctagttgttgatgaagtttaatATGAGCagataatgatgaagatgattgtaattggtggtgttggtggtattGTTTAGGAGATGTTGTGGTTATGAAAGGCATGTCAAGGAAGAAATAATGCTTGACTTCTGATTTTGAAGTTGAAAtgttaatgatgatgttgatggagatgagatGATGCAGGGATTAAACTTTAGGGATTAGTATTGAAGTAAATTACAGGGAGAAGAGAATGTGCGGTTACGGCTGGGTCTTGAATAGATTTAagtttagatgaatgtttaggttgTTGCTTTAAGAATGTATGCAAGACAAGGAAGAGATTGTGGTTGTGTTATTAATGCAAGGAAGGGAGCTGAAAATGGTGATATTGTGTAAGTTAAAGGGCTTGCTTAGTGGTGATAGCTTGATAAGTGGATTGTTGCAGGTGAGAAACAAAGATGGGATGTTGATGTTCATTGTAGCTGAGATGAAGTTGTAACTTTAGTATGGTTGTGGTCTGTGTAGTTGAGGTTGGATGTGTTTAGGTAATTTGAGATATAAGACGTATAGATTGTAGAACAGGGTGTAAGTAGAGAAGATGAATTTTAGGATATTGCAGGGGTGTTTGAATTGAGATTCAATGTGGAAAGAAGTTGATGTTGAACTGATACTGAAGTTTAGTTGAAATGAATATGTTAGTGTTGTTTTGGGAATTATAGTTGTTGAGTGGATTGATATTGAATTGAAAACAATAAAGAGATGTTAGACTGTGTGTGTTTGCAAGTAGAACTAGAAATGCATTTTTGGGTCTTAGTCTGTTTTATGTTGCACCATGTTGGTGAACTAGAGTGTGTAGTAACCTTGGCATGTTTAACTTGAATCAGTCTAGCTGGATGAGTGGACTCAGTTTGACCAGTTCCCTATTTTGACCTTGACTCTGAGTTGACCCTGATTGTTCGACTTGATCTTTGACTAGACCttgacctgaccttggacgtTTTAGTTGACCCTTTAACTGTTAGAGACCGTTAGTCGACCCGAGTGGACTGGGTCTTGTGTATTGGGACGAGTTTTGTGGAGTTGGGCTTAGTGTcatgtattcttagtttgatgttttggaccctttatggtataaattagcctttggttccttctacaaagttgtagatattcttaagacttatctaatagactatagaaccaatctaatcgaattagtaaaccttaataTGTGCTAAGGATAGATAATGAAAGATGTAGTTACATAAacagcttagaaccattagatagttcacatAACTTATAACTAGGGAATTGTATGAAATCATTttatgaaccttgtatgagccttttgccTAAACTCTTTGAGTGACTGTGTGTTTAACAGTTAGtttgtattaacaacgatcgattcaaaggatgaaccagcggATTGAGGAATTCAAGGTAGGagtggattttcatcaaatcaggtgggaactctctaaccttcttgtaatcattaagttttcttttatctgcgagcatgatgagtctttactaTTTGAGTGCATGATATCGTATACTGTGATGTTCTATTTCCTGTATCTTGAGTATGACGTATATCTTGCATCTATATGTACGGTGTTGCTATGATGTGTTGTGttgatatgcattgtgagatttccctgcgagAAGTGTCTGTGTTCCCCACGactcttagctaagttaagtaaggaggtaattcatccgtcgacaatgttatttagtagggcggtaattcatctatttaaatattattataactatttcattagtagggcggtaattcatccgctGTAATATTATGCTTATTAATATAGTAGGGGCAGTAActcatccgtttgaatattacagtagtagggcggtaattcatccgttatgatattatatatactattttatttgagggaaatcactcgtgtgcatattattcctgtttgactaacttt
This is a stretch of genomic DNA from Papaver somniferum cultivar HN1 chromosome 1, ASM357369v1, whole genome shotgun sequence. It encodes these proteins:
- the LOC113310673 gene encoding serine/threonine-protein kinase RHS3-like, which encodes MASKPSKKQETNEISSNQSEKAPCEPKRRNPREPKRMDQIPKGSMSAPSLPPFDPRRTDSFSKNSMSSAYDEQTEWKEGDYTLQGNINSTSSDPSSDYKNMELNSSSTDNSNRSSPEHVKGDPALKNGMDLTGNQQPGYPKGNSAIADNGVNSSTNQKTVIHSETTTAAASTNKKSGELKVNDTVTSQSNMSNNSRSNSLDSSAPFKPHTGGDGRWDAIQLANARESPLGLSHFRLLKRLGYGDIGSVYLVELRGTNAFFAMKVMDKASLVSRNKLLRAQTEREILGLLDHPFLPTLYSYFETDKFYCLVMEFCSGGNLHSLRQKQPNKYFSEHAARFYASEILLALEYLHMLGIVYRDLKPENVLVREEGHIMLSDFDLSLRCSSSPTLVKSSSVNVSTTGGILDSEFAVHGCIQPSSFFPRILPKKSRKSKSDFGLFAGGSLPELMAEPTHARSMSFVGTHEYLAPEIIRGEGHGSAVDWWTFGIFLYELLHGTTPFKGSGNRATLFNVVGQPLKFPDAPNVSVNAKDLIRGLLVKDPQKRIAYRRGATEIKQHPFFEGVNWALVRSAAPPHVPEPVDFAQFASKEAVHTEKKVAAENGGGASANKSDSQDPAYLDFEYF